A portion of the Luxibacter massiliensis genome contains these proteins:
- a CDS encoding sugar ABC transporter substrate-binding protein, translating into MRKKAISLLVCVSMLTGILAGCGNGGSSSGDTSAKKEPSAAYEESVWKDVVDYGPAEGKSEKDYQFGGVFGAINSYSDPMQGAADEAAEELGILKTEFDAPKDWVQNDQNTILDGLIAKGLKGIYMMTSDPVAGNEQISKMVSSGVPVVCVGGSPDTPSQATLTLATDVYQAAYDGTINLIEAMGKKGGVVGLCGAVTDTNTQQRMQAIEDACNEYDEVELVQIIGDIDDSEASMTAIENILAAKGNQIKGFISTAYYPSVSLAKILADEKYSEVHAIGCDTDEAVLDGIKSGALDGTMAQNPWGQAYLATVTLKMLTDGWTYKEDEDFLIDSGSFYITNDNVDKVEETQKEATMEMAAVWADRFNAPGK; encoded by the coding sequence ATGAGAAAAAAAGCGATCAGTTTATTGGTTTGTGTATCTATGTTGACGGGGATTCTTGCAGGCTGCGGGAATGGGGGGAGTTCTTCCGGGGATACTTCTGCCAAAAAAGAACCGTCGGCTGCCTATGAGGAAAGTGTGTGGAAAGATGTGGTAGATTACGGTCCGGCAGAAGGAAAAAGTGAAAAAGATTATCAGTTCGGCGGTGTGTTTGGAGCTATCAATTCTTATAGCGATCCGATGCAGGGAGCGGCAGATGAAGCGGCCGAGGAATTGGGCATTTTAAAGACGGAATTTGACGCCCCGAAAGACTGGGTGCAGAACGACCAGAATACAATTCTGGACGGTCTGATTGCAAAAGGTCTGAAAGGAATTTATATGATGACATCGGATCCGGTAGCAGGAAATGAACAAATTTCCAAGATGGTTAGTTCCGGAGTTCCAGTGGTATGTGTGGGAGGCTCTCCGGATACCCCTTCCCAGGCAACACTGACACTTGCGACAGATGTCTATCAGGCAGCATATGACGGAACGATTAACCTGATTGAAGCGATGGGAAAGAAAGGCGGAGTGGTTGGACTTTGTGGTGCGGTGACGGACACAAACACACAGCAGCGTATGCAGGCAATCGAAGATGCATGCAATGAATACGATGAGGTAGAACTGGTACAGATCATTGGGGACATCGATGATTCGGAAGCGTCCATGACAGCAATCGAAAATATTTTGGCAGCGAAAGGCAACCAAATCAAGGGGTTTATCAGTACGGCATATTATCCTTCGGTTTCCCTTGCGAAAATTCTGGCGGACGAAAAGTACAGCGAAGTACATGCTATCGGATGTGATACCGATGAGGCAGTGTTGGACGGAATCAAGAGCGGTGCGTTAGACGGGACGATGGCACAGAATCCATGGGGACAGGCATATCTGGCCACCGTTACTCTGAAGATGCTGACAGACGGTTGGACATACAAAGAAGATGAGGATTTCCTCATCGACTCCGGTTCTTTCTATATCACAAATGACAATGTGGATAAAGTAGAAGAGACACAGAAGGAGGCGACAATGGAAATGGCAGCAGTCTGGGCAGACCGTTTTAATGCTCCAGGAAAGTAA